The following are from one region of the Fusarium keratoplasticum isolate Fu6.1 chromosome 4, whole genome shotgun sequence genome:
- a CDS encoding Conserved oligomeric Golgi complex subunit 6: MSSDRPWSLKTLPLRDASGAGLLSADSYPQTPSTPKSLTPLASKVTSVLSTTHSDTEFRDALSLLDQRGIQNDAETRRRVRLDLQKEVIDSNGEVIAEFGRVAEQLRRIKTTIDKLNSGYEGMKSQVVAAHEQTTPALSEASSLLEQRRQVEVKQDLLGAFRKHFIMSESEIAALTMTAEPVDDRFFEALGKAKKISKDCEILLGFEKQTLGLELMEQTSKNINLGFQKLYKWIQREFRTLNLENPQMNSSIRRALRVLAERPSLFQNCLDFFSEARERILSDSFYVALTGSSPSGTEDPSVKPIDMTAHDPLRYVGDMLAWIHSATVSEREALEVLFVAEGEELAKGLKSGRDAEIWRLIAEDDEVEADFNALKALNDLVDRDISGAARVLRQRMEQVIQSNEETIPAYKLANLINFYRITFQKTLGPNTNLVELVEGLETEALRQFRALVRDHIATLQGEFQHAPSDLGPPAFLQDSLKQLKAISKTYDSSLSASEDRESEFENVLAEAFEPFMAGCENIAKVMKDQKGAIFLINCISSATACLEPFEFTRRRTQQLQDKSEEEAKKLVVSQYNFFRKGSGLDPIFSFLEENKDKDAGPLDEKLLGQASQTLDDFLPSALMDAMENLKHLQDSKLARQVTEEAAEQFCNDFEELEEVILEEDEDSADSDDDEEEGRLRSVFPRTTAEIRVLLS; this comes from the exons ATGTCGTCAGATCGCCCCTGGTCTCTAAAGACCCTTCCTTTGAGGGACGCCTCTGGTGCAGGACTTCTCTCTGCAGACAGTTATCCCCAAACTCCATCAACCCCAAAAAGTTTAACTCCTCTTGCATCGAAAGTTACAAGTGTCTTGTCGACGACACACTCCGATACTGAGTTCAGGGatgctctctctcttcttgatCAACGAGGAATTCAAAATGATGCCGAAACTCGCCGACGAGTACGGCTGGACCTGCAAAAAGAAGTTATCGACAGCAACGGAGAAGTCATCGCTGAGTTTGGTCGTGTCGCTGAG CAACTCCGACGCATCAAGACAACCATCGACAAGCTAAACAGCGGCTATGAGGGCATGAAAAGCCAGGTTGTTGCAGCTCACGAGCAAACGACGCCAGCACTCTCCGAAGCATCATCACTTCTCGAGCAAAGGAGACAGGTCGAGGTCAAGCAGGACCTTCTAGGCGCTTTCAGGAAGCATTTCATCATGTCTGAGAGTGAGATCGCGGCTTTAACCATGACAGCCGAACCGGTCGATGACCGTTTCTTTGAAGCATTGGGTAAAGCGAAGAAGATTAGCAAAGACTGTGAGATCTTGCTTGGCTTCGAAAAACAAACTTTGgggttggagttgatggagcAAACGTCAAAGAACATCAACCTTGGCTTCCAGAAACTTTACAAGTGGATACAACGAGAGTTCAGGACGCTGAACCTTGAAAACCCACAGATGAACTCGTCGATTCGACGGGCCCTCAGGGTGCTTGCTGAAAGGCCTTCTCTATTCCAGAACTGCCTGGATTTCTTCTCCGAAGCACGAGAACGAATCCTTTCCGACTCATTCTATGTCGCCCTGACTGGAAGCTCCCCGTCAGGGACTGAGGATCCTTCAGTCAAGCCCATCGATATGACTGCACATGACCCTCTGCGGTACGTGGGTGACATGCTGGCCTGGATCCATTCAGCAACGGTCAGCGAGCGTGAGGCACTGGAGGTATTGTTCGTCGCCGAGGGTGAGGAGCTTGCAAAGGGATTGAAATCCGGTCGAGATGCTGAAATTTGGCGCCTTATCgcggaagatgacgaggttgaggctgactTCAACGCTTTGAAGGCGTTGAATGATTTGGTGGACCGCGACATTTCTGGCGCAGCTCGTGTGCTTCGCCAACGGATGGAACAAGTGATCCAATCGAACGAAGAGACAATCCCAGCCTACAAGCTCGCGaatctcatcaacttctACCGCATCACATTCCAGAAGACTCTTGGTCCAAATACCAACTTGGTGGAGCTGgtcgagggtcttgagaCGGAGGCTCTTCGCCAGTTCCGGGCATTGGTTAGGGATCACATTGCCACTTTGCAGGGAGAGTTTCAGCATGCTCCTTCAGACCTTGGGCCCCCTGCTTTCCTACAAGACTCATTGAAGCAACTCAAGGCTATCAGCAAGACCTATGACTCTTCTCTGTCTGCTTCGGAGGATCGCGAGAGCGAGTTTGAGAATGTGTTGGCGGAAGCTTTTGAGCCTTTTATGGCAGGGTGTGAGAATATTGCCAAGGTTATGAAGGATCAAAAAGGTGCCATCTTTCTCATCAACTGCATATCATCTGCAACAGCATGTTTAGAGCCGTTCGAGTTCACCCGACGAAGGACCCAACAGCTTCAGGACAAatcagaggaggaggccaaaaAACTAGTCGTCAGCCAGTACAACTTCTTCCGAAAAGGGTCCGGCCTTGACCCTATCTTCTCATTTCTAGAAGAGAACAAGGACAAAGATGCTGGTCCGCTGGACGAGAAACTACTTGGCCAGGCGAGCCAAACCCTGGATGACTTCCTACCATCCGCGCTCATGGATGCTATGGAGAACCTGAAGCACCTTCAGGACTCGAAACTGGCTCGACAAGTCACTGAGGAGGCTGCAGAACAATTCTGTAACGACTTCGAGGAGCTTGAAGAAGTGATtctggaggaagacgaggactCTGCGGATTcggatgacgatgaggaagaggggcGGCTTCGATCCGTATTTCCCAGAACCACAGCCGAGATACGTGTATTATTGTCATAA
- a CDS encoding Autophagy-related protein 9 translates to MTSNIFSRLKSPTRESRSFYEQLRSRDDDEYDPGLDEENLGHRFDGFPAEELGISDSRMTVESAAVDPKGKGRAVSQPMRSPSGPTPRWHLNDDEVDNDVPASLLVEPNETDNMPPTTPRRSGRPANNRIPSTAGPSSARSRAQWEAATAQQPLHPDDRYGTPTGPQPLPVARGTILNNPKEKALWRWVNTSNLDSFMRDVYDYYEGGGLWCILCGNALWILETLFVAVLLTFLGQCVDYSQIPKSRSLSEVVVPQCTRKISGLWSFGIWLYAFFFIWKCVQYCAEIPRLIHIREFYIHLLEIPEQDMQTVSWQDVVARIMALRDQNPKTARNVPARLQQFIGSQSKERLDAHDIANRLMRKENYLIAMINKDILNLSLPVPFLRGRQLFSKTMEWYLHYCILDMAFNELGQVQQDFLRSDRRRLLSQKLKQRLLFAGVLNLVFAPVVLAYVMVVYFFTYYYEYQKDPKQAAARKYTSLAEWKFREFNELPHIFYERLHMSYPFATRYIDQFPKRMTEDIARSIAFMSGAITAILALGSILDSELFLNFEITKDRPVLFYLGVFGAVWAITRGMVSEETLVFNPEYALRNVIEYTHYMPDHWQGRLHSFEVKQEFSELYKMKVVIFLEEVMGIITTPMLLLFSLPKCSDQIVDFFREFTIHVDGLGYVCSFAVFDFQKGPGNTGQQAAHQDVREDYYSTKHGKMAASYYGFIDNYVINPKTGIPGHLPPGSRPPFHPPPAFPGLNSPTLAADMQGSHMGRAETGRARSRAPAGRGPRAGPAMPQPSPMASVLLDQHHQPGGANTAARSLYWSRHPRGGYRGESQIIEETEGSSMRRPGEDDELYEPGGMLGESTWETSPAKGVSRENSAANTDEAEAGVLGLIYQLHQPQRPRRGGGMV, encoded by the exons ATGACTTCCAATATCTTCTCCCGTCTCAAGTCCCCTACGAGGGAGAGCCGGTCATTTTACGAACAGCTGCGTTCCCGAGACGATGACGAATACGACCCTGgtcttgatgaagagaaTCTCGGGCACCGTTTTGATGGCTTCCCGGCCGAAGAGCTCGGTATTAGCGATAGCCGCATGACAGTGGAAAGCGCGGCCGTGGACCCAAAGGGCAAAGGCAGGGCCGTATCCCAACCTATGCGAAGTCCTAGTGGGCCGACTCCGAGATGGCATTTGAACGACGATGAGGTCGATAATGACGTTCCTGCGTCCCTCTTGGTAGAGCCGAACGAAACCGACAATATGCCACCAACGACACCAAGGCGATCAGGTCGGCCAGCCAACAATCGGATCCCATCAACGGCAGGGCCGTCGTCAGCAAGGTCAAGAGCTCAGTGGGAGGCGGCAACCGCGCAGCAGCCCCTACACCCCGACGACCGTTACGGAACACCCACGGGGCCGCAGCCACTCCCCGTGGCCAGAGGAACGATATTGAATAACCCAAAAGAGAAGGCACTCTGGCGATGGGTTAACACCTCAAATCTGGACAGCTTTATGCGGGACGTTTATGACTACTACGAAGGGGGCGGGCTGTGGTGCATATTGTGTGGTAACGCGCTGTGGATTCT GGAGACACTCTTCGTCGCGGTGTTACTGACATTTCTGGGCCAGTGTGTTGATTATTCTCAGATTCCCAAGAGTCGATCGTTGAGTGAAGTTGTCGTTCCGCAATGTACACGGAAAATATCTGGACTCTGGAGTTTTGGAATTTGGCTCTACGCCTTCTTCTTTATCTGGAAGTGTGTGCAGTACTGCGCAGAGATACCCCGTCTCATTCACATCAGGGAGTTTTATATTCACCTACTGGAGATTCCGGAGCAGGATATGCAGACAGTATCCTGGCAAGACGTCGTCGCTCGGATCATGGCTTTGCGCGACCAGAACCCGAAGACGGCGAGGAACGTCCCTGCAAGATTACAGCAGTTTATTGGCAGTCAGTCCAAGGAGAGGCTGGACGCACACGACATCGCCAACCGTCTAATGCGAAAGGAAAACTatctcatcgccatgatTAACAAGGACATACTGAATTTGTCCTTGCCAGTTCCGTTCCTACGCGGCCGGCAACTGTTTTCCAAGACAATGGAGTGGTACCTGCATTACTGCATCCTCGACATGGCCTTTAACGAGCTGGGCCAAGTCCAGCAAGACTTTCTACGTTCAGACCGGAGGCGTTTGCTGAGCCAGAAACTGAAGCAGCGCCTTCTTTTTGCCGGTGTTCTTAACCTTGTGTTTGCGCCAGTTGTCTTGGCCTATGTCATGGTTGTCTACTTCTTCACTTATTACTAT GAATATCAAAAGGACCCCAAGCAAGCGGCCGCGCGCAAGTACACATCTCTCGCAGAGTGGAAGTTTCGCGAGTTCAACGAGCTTCCACACATCTTCTACGAGAGATTGCACATGTCATATCCCTTCGCGACTCGATACATCGACCAGTTCCCCAAGCGGATGACGGAAGACATCGCAAGAAGCATAGCTTTCATGTCAGGAGCAATTACCGCCATTCTAGCACTTGGATCTATTCTGGATTCCGAGCTTTTCCTCAACTTTGAGATTACCAAGGACCGACCCGTGCTCTTCTACCTGGGTGTCTTTGGAGCAGTCTGGGCGATAACGCGTGGTATGGTATCCGAGGAAACCTTGGTCTTTAATCCTGAGTATGCTCTACGGAATGTTATCGAGTACACACACTACATGCCAGACCACTGGCAGGGCAGACTTCACAGCTTCGAGGTGAAGCAAGAATTTTCGGAACTCTACAAGATGAAAGTGGTCATTTTCCTAGAAGAAGTGATGGGCATCATTACAACACCCATGCTGCTCCTCTTCTCGCTACCCAAGTGCAGCGACCAAatcgtcgacttcttccGTGAGTTCACCATTCATGTCGATGGATTGGGTTATGTGTGCTCGTTTGCGGTGTTCGACTTTCAGAAAGGCCCTGGCAATACCGGACAACAAGCAGCTCATCAGGACGTCCGCGAGGACTATTACTCCACGAAGCACGGCAAGATGGCCGCATCATACTACGGTTTCATCGACAACTACgtcatcaaccccaagacGGGAATTCCAGGACACCTGCCACCTGGTTCTCGGCCACCattccatcctcctccagcgTTCCCGGGGCTCAACTCTCCGACGCTGGCGGCAGATATGCAGGGCTCGCACATGGGTCGGGCGGAAACGGGACGGGCTCGAAGTCGGGCCCCTGCCGGGCGAGGACCGCGAGCTGGGCCCGCGATGCCTCAACCCTCGCCGATGGCATCCGTGCTCCTAGatcagcatcaccagcctGGGGGGGCCAACACCGCTGCGCGTAGTCTGTACTGGTCAAGGCATCCACGGGGCGGATACCGCGGGGAGAGCCAGATCATTGAGGAGACAGAAGGCAGCAGCATGAGACGtcctggagaagatgatgaattGTATGAGCCAGGTGGTATGCTGGGCGAGTCCACATGGGAGACGTCCCCGGCGAAAGGGGTGAGCCGGGAGAACAGCGCAGCCAACACagacgaggctgaggccgGAGTTCTGGGTCTGATCTATCAACTACACCAACCGCAGAGGCCTCGCAGAGGCGGTGGCATGGTTTGA
- a CDS encoding J domain-containing protein, with amino-acid sequence MYLNLAVVALAATTLLAPAAALSPQDVPADLPVSHLLSSAQEHLSRGETSEALIYYDAAIARDPTNYLTVFKRATAYLSIGRTTQATDDFNRVLTLKPGFEGAHLQLARLRGRSGDWDIAKNEYRSAGLAPDSAEVKELEEAKLAAALATMAEKAQKWEECVKASSNAIAIASRSAHLRELRAHCRFEHGDVEEGLSDLRHVLHLRPGDISPHVVISATSFYGLGDMESGIGQIKKCLQSDPDSKVCKKLHKQEKKVEKAYKKIQGQLSRGQPTTAGRSLVGTADEPGLLPEVRKQMEALVENKSIPKTARSPLVDELVELTCQAYTESSHRDAAKYCEESLKLNADSFWGMLHHAKVQLKKELYEAAIETLQKASELRPDRRDKVNPILEKAQIALKRSKSKDYYKVLGVANDADERQIKSAYRKQSKIFHPDKAAKQGIPKEEAEKKMASINEAYEVLSDPELRARFDRGDDPNSQERPGGFGQGNPFGNGHQFMFQQGGGPNIKFQYGGFGF; translated from the exons ATGTATCTCAATCTCGCGGTAGTGGCCTTGGCCGCTACGACTCTGCTCGCTCCCGCAGCCGCTCTCTCGCCTCAGGATGTCCCGGCCGATCTCCCAGTCTCGCATCTGCTCTCCTCGGCCCAGGAGCATCTGTCCCGCGGCGAGACGAGCGAGGCCCTGATCTACTACGACGCCGCCATCGCTCGCGACCCCACAAACTACCTGACCGTCTTCAAGAGGGCCACGGCCTACCTTTCCATCGGCAGGACCACGCAGGCGACCGACGACTTCAACAGGGTGCTGACCCTCAAGCCTGGGTTTGAGGGTGCCCATTTGCAGCTTGCCCGGCTCCGGGGAAGGTCCGGCGACTGGGATATCGCAAAGAACGAGTACCGCTCTGCCGGCCTGGCACCCGACTCCGCGGAGgtgaaggagctcgaggaggcgaAGCTGGCTGCCGCACTGGCGaccatggctgagaaggccCAGAAGTGGGAAGAGTGTGTCAAAGCCTCCAGCAATGCCATTGCGATTGCCAGTCGCTCCGCCCACCTTCGTGAGCTCCGAGCCCACTGCCGCTTCGAGCacggtgatgttgaggagggtcTGAGCGATCTGCGACATGTGCTGCACCTGAGGCCCGGAGACATCTCTCCCCATGTCGTCATCTCGGCGACCTCGTTTTACGGCCTGGGCGATATGGAGAGTGGTATCGGGCAGATCAAGAAGTGTCTTCAGTCCGACCCAGACTCCAAGGtctgcaagaagctgcacaagcaggagaagaaggttgagaAGGCGTACAAGAAGATCCAGGGTCAACTGAGCCGGGGACAGCCCACGACGGCAGGAAGATCGTTGGTCGGTACTGCTGACGAGCCCGGTCTGCTTCCCGAAGTTCGCAAGCAAATGGAGGCGCTGGTTGAGAATAAGAGCATCCCCAAGACGGCTCGATCACCACTGGTAGACGAGTTGGTTGAGCTGACTTGTCAAGCGTACACCGAG TCGAGTCACAGGGATGCCGCCAAGTACTGCGAGGAATCACTCAAGCTGAACGCCGACTCCTTCTGGGGCATGCTTCACCACGCCAAGgtccagctcaagaaggaaCTGTACGAGGCTGCCATCGAGACCCTCCAGAAGGCCTCTGAGCTGCGCCCCGATCGTCGAGACAAGGTCAACCCCATCCTCGAAAAGGCACAGATTGCCCTCAAGCGCAGCAAGTCCAAGGACTACTACAAGGTCCTCGGCGTGGCCAACGACGCCGACGAGCGCCAGATCAAGTCGGCCTACCGCAAGCAGTCTAAGATCTTCCACCCGGACAAGGCGGCCAAGCAGGGCAttcccaaggaggaggccgagaagaagatggcgagcATCAACGAGGCGTACGAGGTGCTCAGCGACCCGGAGCTGCGCGCGCGCTTCGACCGGGGCGACGACCCCAACTCACAGGAGAGGCCTGGAGGTTTTGGACAGGGCAACCCCTTTGGAAATGGCCACCAGTTCATGTTCCAGCAGGGCGGAGGTCCCAACATCAAGTTCCAGTACGGAGGTTTTGGTTTTTAG